Proteins encoded in a region of the Fusarium falciforme chromosome 6, complete sequence genome:
- a CDS encoding Amidase, protein MGSLTAVSWETQAEKCRKILRDSMNPAWLLSPKELAPASQLNVSTFIETCSFLTARELMITATSATGLVQQMASGSLTALETTTAFLKRAHIAHQLTNFATEFMVEEAQSASAELDAYFKRTGKLKGPLHGLPISAKEHIGFKGRIVHSAYVAWIDNIAEEDALMVQLLKKAGAVFHVRTNEPQSVMHIDCSNPIYGTTVNPYNRALTCGGSSGGEGASLGLRCAALGVGTDIGGSIRVPAAFCGAYGLRPTSLRNPYNGICLAGAGQESVRCVIGPLANTVEDLNLFQMAVLDQEPWEVETSLVPLPWKKVGPLRPDQITVGVIWDDGLVRPHPPVTRALHHAVTKLREAGVEVVDFEPYKHQEGFDIITSLYFPDAARTQRDILAQGGEPIAALTEWAFSCSQPEPLSIPGNWALNVRRDAYREEYHRVMKERGVDVILCPAYVGAAAALGSGQYWLYTAIWNILDQPCVAFPTGLKVDPAIDVVEDFKPRSEEDDREYRKYVPETFAGAPIALQLVGKRFRDEETVAATELVSKIVQS, encoded by the exons ATGGGTTCTTTAACCGCAGTCTCCTGGGAGACCCAGGCAGAGAAGTGTCGCAAAATTCTCAGAGACTCGATGAACCCAGCCTGGCTTCTGTCACCCAAGGAGCTAGCACCCGCCAGTCAGCTGAACGTTTCTACCTTCATAGAGACATGCAGCTTTCTCACGGCACGAGAGCTGATGATCACAGCAACCAGCGCTACTGGACTGGTTCAGCAAATGGCTTCCGGCTCACTTACGGCTCTTGAGACTACCACCGCCTTTCTCAAGAGGGCACACATCGCTCACCAGTTGACCAACTTCGCAACCGAGTTCATGGTTGAGGAAGCTCAGAGTGCTTCGGCTGAACTCGATGCCTACTTCAAGAGAACCGGAAAACTCAAAGGACCATTGCACGGCCTTCCTATCTCTGCCAAAGAACACATCGGATTCAAGGGTCGCATTGTTCACTCTGCATATGTTGCATGGATTGACAACATTGCAGAAGAAGATGCACTTATGGTTCAGCTGCTCAAGAAAGCCGGCGCAGTCTTTCACGTACGCACAAACGAGCCTCAAAGTGTCATG CACATCGACTGCAGCAACCCCATCTATGGCACTACTGTCAACCCTTACAATCGCGCACTCACCTGTGGCGGCTCCAGCGGTGGTGAAGGAGCCTCGCTCGGCCTTCGCTGCGCCGCACTCGGCGTCGGTACCGACATTGGCGGCTCAATTAGAGTCCCGGCAGCATTCTGCGGCGCATACGGCCTTCGACCGACGTCATTGCGAAACCCGTACAATGGAATATGTCTGGCCGGAGCTGGACAAGAGAGCGTTCGCTGCGTCATCGGGCCGCTGGCCAATACCGTCGAGGATCTGAACCTCTTTCAAATGGCAGTTCTTGACCAAGAGCCTTGGGAGGTTGAGACATCCTTGGTACCTCTACCTTGGAAGAAGGTTGGACCGCTCCGTCCTGACCAGATTACTGTTGGGGTTATCTGGGATGATGG TTTGGTGCGTCCACATCCTCCCGTTACACGCGCCTTACACCATGCCGTTACCAAGCTCAGGGAAGCTGGCGTAGAGGTGGTCGATTTCGAGCCGTATAAGCATCAAGAAGGATTCGACATCATCACGTCCCTCTATTTCCCAGATGCCGCGCGCACACAGAGGGATATCTTGGCACAAGGTGGAGAGCCGATCGCGGCTTTGACAGAATGGGCTTTTAGCTGCTCCCAGCCAGAGCCCCTCTCCATACCCGGGAACTGGGCACTGAACGTCCGGAGAGATGCTTATCGGGAAGA GTATCATCGCGTCATGAAGGAAAGAGGCGTCGACGTCATCCTCTGCCCTGCATATGTCGGGGCTGCTGCGGCGTTGGGTTCTGGACAATATTGGCTGTATACAGCCATTTGGAATATCCTCGACCAGCCTTGCGTGGCGTTCCCTACTGGCCTCAAAGTCGATCCAGCGATTGACGTCGTCGAGGACTTCAAGCCTCGTTCGGAAGAAGACGACAGAGAATACAGAAAGT ATGTGCCGGAAACGTTTGCGGGTGCTCCCATTGCACTGCAACTTGTGGGCAAGCGCTTCCGAGACGAAGAGACAGTGGCAGCAACTGAATTGGTATCCAAGATTGTTCAGTCGTGA
- a CDS encoding Abhydrolase-3 domain-containing protein, whose protein sequence is MTQDQKHEALQPIHPSMKGKLDPVFEKLYNDNVANTPLKPIDLSVLRSKYSVLYSYGTGPAPDVARQYETQITTHEGVALDVRVYEPNTTGPWPVHIDYHGGGWGLGDLDTESHICKHICKLAGVAVIDVAYRLVPENAFPCGVTDSFAALKYIYEKGAERFNIDPTSISVGGVSAGGFISLALGHMSRDAGIPLKLIAVGTPVVDDLSQYSSASDSPFPSMQENEHAPTLNWGRLTWFDKLKWSSLGSTPEQIAEKRQQVPEMFANLFKAKDFTNLPKTVIYTAGADPLRDEGEAYGMRLIEHGNEVTIKRFPGVPHPFMHMDKDLWQAKDFILQTAAAIRVALHGL, encoded by the coding sequence ATGACCCAAGACCAGAAACACGAGGCCCTTCAGCCCATCCACCCCTCCATGAAGGGCAAGCTCGACCCTGTTTTTGAGAAGCTCTACAACGATAACGTTGCCAACACGCCGCTCAAGCCCATTGACCTCTCTGTCTTGCGATCAAAATACTCAGTCCTCTATTCTTATGGCACTGGTCCTGCGCCAGATGTTGCCCGTCAATATGAGACCCAAATCACCACTCACGAGGGTGTCGCTTTGGACGTGAGGGTCTATGAGCCCAACACCACTGGGCCATGGCCTGTCCATATCGACTACCATGGTGGGGGTTGGGGTCTTGGTGATCTCGACACGGAGAGTCATATCTGCAAGCACATTTGCAAGCTGGCCGGAGTTGCTGTGATAGACGTGGCATATCGTCTCGTGCCGGAAAATGCGTTTCCGTGTGGCGTCACAGACAGCTTCGCTGCCCTCAAGTACATCTACGAGAAAGGTGCTGAGAGGTTCAATATCGACCCTACGAGCATTTCTGTTGGCGGAGTGTCAGCTGGGGGGTTCATTAGTCTGGCACTGGGACACATGTCGCGCGATGCAGGGATTCCTCTCAAACTCATCGCAGTCGGAACCCCGGTGGTTGATGATTTGTCTCAGTACTCATCTGCGTCCGACTCACCTTTTCCATCCATGCAGGAGAACGAACATGCGCCAACGCTGAACTGGGGCCGCCTGACCTGGTTTGACAAGCTAAAATGGAGCTCCCTTGGCTCGACCCCAGAACAAATCGCAGAGAAGCGGCAACAAGTTCCTGAAATGTTTGCCAACCTCTTCAAGGCTAAAGATTTCACCAATCTTCCGAAAACAGTCATCTACACGGCTGGGGCTGACCCATTGAGAGATGAAGGTGAAGCATATGGAATGAGGCTAATAGAGCATGGGAACGAGGTGACGATCAAGCGGTTTCCTGGGGTGCCGCACCCATTCATGCACATGGATAAGGATCTTTGGCAGGCAAAGGATTTTATACTGCAAACGGCTGCTGCTATCCGGGTTGCACTGCATGGGCTATAA
- a CDS encoding HET domain-containing protein: MARCDFCRLLTLEKLRGRLAFHPNLASLKKSADNGCDFCFLCWEGFKWEWSTSEIDSALNHEAPEGVEDFDPTIWIYGHFQDFSANLSQPQVKVACGEISAITGGQERNDVLNWVTLAVYASVYIEKGNRHVLGRLCTADHDPHLYVDMIYTWLSRCERLHRSCDLNGTIEMPTRLINVGNPQKGQAPRLVITTPTMQEKYLALSYCWGPATDTFTLNGSTMEGMLIGIDESRVVAAHRDTFVLARTLGIQFVWIDALCIIQGNTKDWEHESKLMAKVYGNAFLTVIAARSSDARNSFILNHLQQRAPACEIPIDESGSESAFIGVKRSRDLGPTETRGWCFQEKLLGRRTIIFAPEQLVFSCRSRSYYEDGFVGEDTSTTSLQAVLHKGDTHLSVRREKLLKLWDWIVFTYTKRQLSNPHDIFAAIASIALPISEVLGSRYLAGLWECDLVRGLLWRPGHLMGSRFGPGTRPLPTRFAAAPVVRAPSWSWAAIQGSVLYVGRDAFKRKLVKYQSQGFIKVKPKLRNPDRWSPDVHYSPNTLHMPYCEIQLWGRMAEAIVLETTDSEYLKNLSKRYWYVPTMTWHGSLLGRKDAKQGSAKTDLSLFVALGAFDFAAEKVQEIWCLQLTAEEGLMLRETQDGKFARLGWFILDNKAWLDNIREVEVSLV, translated from the exons ATGGCTCGGTGTGACTTTTGCCGCCTGCTCACTCTCGAAAAGCTACGAGGACGCCTAGCCTTTCATCCCAACCTCGCGTCTCTCAAGAAGAGTGCCGACAATGGTTGTGACTTCTGTTTCCTTTGCTGGGAAGGCTTCAAATGGGAATGGAGCACGTCGGAAATTGACTCTGCACTCAACCATGAAGCCCCAGAGGGAGTTGAAGACTTTGATCCTACCATCTGGATATACGGACATTTTCAAGACTTTTCAGCAAATCTCTCCCAGCCACAGGTAAAGGTGGCATGCGGAGAGATATCTGCCATCACTGGAGGTCAAGAGAGGAACGATGTCCTGAACTGGGTGACCCTTGCCGTTTATGCGTCAGTATATAT CGAAAAGGGGAACCGCCATGTCTTAGGCCGGCTCTGTACAGCAGATCATGACCCTCATCTTTACGTTGATATGATCTACACATGGCTCAGTCGATGCGAGAGGTTACACAGATCGTGCGACTTAAATGGCACAATAGAGATGCCTACCAGGCTCATCAATGTCGGCAATCCCCAAAAGGGCCAGGCTCCGCGACTTGTGATTACGACACCGACAATGCAGGAGAAATATCTTGCTTTATCATACTGCTGGGGTCCTGCAACGGATACTTTCACTCTCAACGGCTCAACTATGGAAGGAATGCTCATCGGTATCGATGAATCTCGCGTCGTGGCAGCACATCGCGACACGTTTGTTCTGGCTCGTACACTCGGAATCCAGTTTGTTTGGATCGACGCGTTGTGCATAATTCAAGGCAATACCAAAGACTGGGAACACGAGTCTAAGCTCATGGCAAAAGTATACGGCAACGCGTTCCTGACGGTTATTGCCGCGAGGTCTTCAGATGCCCGCAACTCTTTTATTCTCAACCATCTTCAACAGCGGGCACCTGCTTGCGAAATACCTATTGATGAGTCTGGCTCGGAAAGCGCGTTTATAGGAGTGAAAAGGTCGCGTGACCTTGGTCCAACTGAGACGCGGGGTTGGTGCTTTCAAGAAAAGCTGCTTGGTCGTCGGACCATCATCTTCGCACCGGAGCAACTCGTTTTCTCGTGCCGCAGTCGCAGTTACTACGAGGATGGCTTCGTTGGAGAGGACACAAGCACTACATCTCTCCAGGCCGTTCTTCACAAGGGAGATACGCATCTGTCAGTGAGAAGGGAGAAACTTCTCAAGCTGTGGGACTGGATCGTTTTCACTTACACTAAGCGGCAGCTGTCAAACCCCCATGACATTTTTGCCGCCATTGCCTCGATAGCCTTGCCTATTTCGGAGGTCTTAGGGTCTCGATATCTGGCTGGCCTGTGGGAGTGCGATCTTGTCCGCGGTTTATTGTGGAGACCCGGCCATCTGATGGGATCCCGATTTGGCCCAGGGACAAGGCCCCTGCCAACAAGATTCGCCGCTGCACCTGTGGTTCGGGCACCTTCGTGGTCTTGGGCTGCTATCCAAGGCTCTGTCTTGTACGTGGGCCGTGATGCGTTCAAACGCAAGTTGGTCAAGTATCAGAGCCAAGGCTTCATCAAAGTCAAGCCAAAGTTGCGAAACCCCGATCGATGGTCACCAGACGTTCATTACAGCCCCAATACCCTTCATATGCCATACTGTGAGATCCAACTTTGGGGGCGCATGGCAGAAGCCATTGTTCTGGAAACAACTGACTCTGAAtacctcaagaacctcagCAAGCGGTACTGGTACGTGCCCACAATGACCTGGCACGGATCGCTGCTTGGGCGTAAGGATGCAAAGCAAGGCAGTGCTAAGACGGATCTCTCACTCTTTGTTGCTCTTGGAGCGTTTGATTTCGCTGCTGAGAAGGTTCAGGAAATATGGTGTTTACAGCTCACGGCCGAAGAAGGTCTAATGCTCCGCGAAACACAGGACGGCAAGTTTGCGCGTTTGGGATGGTTTATTTTGGATAACAAGGCGTGGCTTGACAACATTAGAGAAGTTGAAGTGAGTCTAGTTTAG
- a CDS encoding Epimerase domain-containing protein, with protein sequence MPSALPNPILPPSVVAVTGANGFIAQHCIALLLSVGYKVVGTVRSPSKIEQVHAIHERHPNLCVVVVEDITSVESYVSALESVRPSAILHLAAPFHYDTTDLENDLMIPTIKGATAVLCAAKQLGGVKRIVHTNSFAGIYDASKGPQPGKIYTARDWSPLTYEDGVNAPAAAMAYRASKTVAERAAWKWMDDNPSAEFDLVSLNPAMVFGPFLPGAIPNSPEKLNTSNQIVYDVVSAGVHGTIPDTRGPVWVSVKDVALAHLRALQVPEAGGERYLLASGVYCNQEIADVARKIAREHKAKIPRGSPGVRQADTHFGVDASETERVLGIKWQGLSDVLPELLSQLFSIQGGAK encoded by the coding sequence ATGCCGTCAGCGCTTCCAAACCCCATCTTGCCTCCCTCTGTGGTTGCTGTCACAGGAGCCAATGGCTTCATAGCCCAGCATTGCATTGCTCTACTTCTCTCCGTGGGATACAAAGTTGTTGGTACTGTTCGGTCTCCGTCCAAGATTGAGCAAGTCCACGCTATTCACGAAAGACATCCCAACCTTTGTGTTGTGGTAGTCGAGGATATTACGTCTGTCGAATCCTATGTCTCTGCCCTGGAGTCAGTTCGGCCGAGCGCAATCTTGCATCTCGCCGCCCCTTTTCATTACGACACGACTGATCTGGAAAACGATCTTATGATACCTACCATCAAGGGTGCAACAGCCGTTCTCTGTGCAGCCAAACAACTCGGAGGTGTAAAGCGCATTGTTCATACCAACTCGTTCGCCGGCATCTATGACGCCTCAAAAGGGCCACAACCGGGCAAGATTTACACTGCGAGAGATTGGTCACCACTGACCTATGAGGACGGCGTAAATGCTCCTGCTGCAGCCATGGCATATCGAGCCAGCAAGACTGTCGCCGAAAGGGCTGCATGGAAGTGGATGGACGACAACCCATCGGCAGAGTTCGACCTTGTGAGCCTCAACCCAGCCATGGTATTTGGACCGTTTCTGCCCGGCGCAATCCCAAACAGTCCAGAGAAGCTCAACACCTCTAATCAAATCGTCTACGATGTTGTGTCTGCCGGAGTGCATGGCACGATACCTGATACACGAGGCCCAGTCTGGGTCAGCGTAAAGGACGTCGCGCTCGCGCATCTCAGGGCTCTTCAAGTTCCCGAAGCTGGCGGGGAGCGATATCTTTTAGCTTCAGGAGTATACTGCAATCAAGAGATCGCCGATGTTGCACGAAAGATAGCGAGGGAGCACAAGGCCAAAATTCCGCGAGGGTCTCCCGGGGTGAGGCAGGCTGATACGcattttggtgttgatgctaGTGAGACTGAGAGGGTCTTGGGAATTAAGTGGCAGGGTTTGTCTGATGTACTGCCCGAGTTGTTGTCACAGTTGTTTAGCATTCAAGGAGGGGCTAAGTAG
- a CDS encoding FAD-binding-3 domain-containing protein, producing MSHDRKPILIIGAGVVGLALAHGLKMLGIPYRIYERDAHISSRGQGWAITLHWVLPFLKELLSDDTFKDVESVQVDPEADRQGLGKFVFINLETLEPKFLIPPGDRRRVNREKLRNVLLKSVSDQVMWSKRLISIRDKDDGVVAMFDDGTQAEGSLIVGVEGSNSSTRRFLAPESYRNTRLPIRFTGAALDLTPEQAKPLKDIDPLLFQGCHPVTGTFFWFSMLETPKVNGTAGTDDEHYRVQVMISWPLKTPDDEVGVTDTERLANMKRRATEFNPVLRDVVHRIPEGSEVIEIVLQDWPCPHWDNHHGKITLAGDAAHAMTMYRGEAANHGILDAYRLCKALEAVYRQGKDLEEAIGEYETELRERTSVAVLLSRQACLDAHDWAGLNENSAVLKKRAVTGV from the exons ATGTCACACGACCGCAAGCCAATTCTCATCATCGGTGCCGGAGTTGTTGGTCTTGCACTTGCCCATGGCCTCAAAATG CTTGGCATACCATACCGAATCTACGAGCGTGATGCTCATATCAGCTCTCGTGGCCAGGGCTGGGCCATAACACTTCATTGGGTCCTCCCATTTCTGAAGGAGCTTTTATCCGACGACACTTTCAAGGACGTCGAATCCGTCCAAGTCGATCCAGAGGCAGACCGTCAAGGACTCGGAAAATTCGTCTTTATCAATCTTGAAACCCTAGAGCCAAAGTTCCTCATTCCACCGGGTGATCGACGACGAGTCAACAGGGAGAAGCTACGGAATGTTCTTCTCAAGAGTGTGAGCGATCAAGTCATGTGGAGCAAGCGCCTCATCTCGATCCGTGACAAAGACGATGGGGTGGTGGCGATGTTCGACGACGGAACCCAAGCCGAAGGGTCTCTGATAGTAGGCGTCGAAGGCAGCAACTCAAGCACACGAAGATTCTTGGCGCCGGAATCCTACCGAAATACTCGACTGCCCATACGATTCACAGGTGCCGCTCTCGATCTCACGCCAGAGCAAGCGAAGCCGTTGAAAGACATCGATCCTTTACTCTTCCAGGGATGCCATCCCGTCACAGGGACCTTTTTCTGGTTCAGCATGCTCGAAACACCAAAAGTCAACGGTACGGCAGGAACAGATGATGAACACTATCGCGTCCAAGTCATGATATCATGGCCTTTGAAGACACCAGACGACGAGGTCGGCGTGACAGACACGGAACGCTTAGCAAACATGAAGCGACGAGCAACAGAATTCAACCCTGTGTTACGGGATGTTGTGCACAGAATCCCCGAAGGGTCCGAGGTGATTGAGATCGTCCTCCAAGATTGGCCATGTCCTCACTGGGATAACCACCATGGCAAAATTACTCTTGCTGGTGACGCCGCTCACGCAATGACCATGTATCGAGGCGAGGCTGCGAACCATGGCATTCTCGATGCGTATCGCTTATGCAAAGCATTAGAAGCGGTGTATCGCCAAGGAAAGGATCTTGAGGAAGCTATTGGGGAGTACGAGACGGAGCTTAGAGAGAGAACGAGTGTTGCCGTCTTGTTGAGTAGACAAGCTTGCTTGGATGCACATGACTGGGCGGGGTTGAATGAAAATTCAGCTGTGCTGAAGAAAAGGGCAGTTACTGGTGTTTAG